The segment ATCGACGCCGATGGAGATCAGGGTTTTGATGTTCGCCGCGATGGTGTTTGTGCGGCACGTCTTGACATCCCATACACCTCCCATGGACGATCGCAACACCTTTGGGCCGTAGCAGTCCGCGACGCCCGGACCGAATACCACGGCGTCAACACCGAACCAGGCCGCACTCCGGATGATGGTTCCGACATTACCCGGGTCCTGCACGCCGTCAAGCACGAGAATGCGCGACGCTCCTTTGAGCGCATCGACACTCACCCATGCCGTCTCTACGACAGCCAGAACTCCCTGCGACGTGACAACGTCGGACATCCCCTCAAACTCCTTCGGCGATGCGATCGAAATCGATGCCGAGGAAGAAAGCCATTTGCGAGTGTCCGGATCGTCCAGCATTCGCTCGGTGGCCACAATCTCCAGCACCCGTGCACCGGCCGCAACGGCTGCCTCCACGGATCGGCGCCCTTCGACAACGCAGGTGCCCGCCTGGTCGCGGAACTTCTTCTGCCGCAAGGACGCGATCTCCTTGCGCCTGCCATGAGTAAGTCTGCCTGGATTCATCTCATCCTCCGGTCACGAGTTGACCGAATATACCCGAAATCAGACTCTGCACGGCCGTCGTTCCCGCATATTCAGTTCATTGATGATTCATCCGGACGTGCCAGGTGTAACATAACTTGCA is part of the Rhodothermales bacterium genome and harbors:
- a CDS encoding RNA methyltransferase, with the translated sequence MNPGRLTHGRRKEIASLRQKKFRDQAGTCVVEGRRSVEAAVAAGARVLEIVATERMLDDPDTRKWLSSSASISIASPKEFEGMSDVVTSQGVLAVVETAWVSVDALKGASRILVLDGVQDPGNVGTIIRSAAWFGVDAVVFGPGVADCYGPKVLRSSMGGVWDVKTCRTNTIAANIKTLISIGVDVHAADLEGLPLSEWSPSDPSCLVVGSEARGLSEEVGAVAGSRVRIPGGRTSGATESLNVGVAAGILMFHWTQRG